In Rhodobacter sp. 24-YEA-8, the following are encoded in one genomic region:
- the sufB gene encoding Fe-S cluster assembly protein SufB: MNTHVSEDNIRIPDEAIREGVDRETIETVQAMAGKYKYGWETEIPTEYAPKGLNEDIVRLISEKNGEPEWMLDWRLKAYHRWLEMKEPRWAMLSYPEIDYQDQYYYARPKSMAEKPKSLDEVDPKLLATYAKLGIPLKEQALLAGVEAPEGERKVAVDAVFDSVSVGTTFKEELKKAGVIFCSISEAIREYPELVQKYLGSVVPQSDNFFATLNSAVFSDGSFVYIPEGVRCPMELSTYFRINAENTGQFERTLIVADKGSYVSYLEGCTAPKRDTIQLHAAVVEIVILDDAEVKYSTVQNWFPGDEDGKGGIYNFVTKRADCRGDRAKVMWTQVETGSAITWKYPSCILRGDDSQGEFYSIAIANNYQQADTGTKMIHLGKNSKSRIVSKGISAGRAQNTYRGQVSVHPKATGSRNYTQCDSLLIGDQCGAHTVPYIEVKNNSSRCEHEATTSKVDEDQLFYCRSRGMDEEEAVALVVNGFCKEVLQALPMEFAMEAQSLVAISLEGSVG; encoded by the coding sequence ATGAATACCCATGTGTCCGAGGATAATATCCGCATCCCCGATGAGGCGATCCGGGAAGGCGTCGACCGCGAGACGATTGAAACCGTCCAGGCGATGGCCGGCAAATATAAATACGGCTGGGAAACCGAGATCCCGACCGAATATGCGCCCAAAGGTCTGAACGAGGATATCGTCCGGCTGATCAGCGAGAAGAATGGCGAGCCGGAATGGATGCTGGACTGGCGCCTGAAGGCTTACCATCGCTGGCTCGAGATGAAGGAGCCGCGTTGGGCGATGCTCAGCTATCCTGAGATCGATTATCAGGACCAGTATTACTATGCGCGCCCGAAAAGCATGGCCGAAAAGCCGAAATCGCTGGATGAAGTCGATCCGAAGCTGCTGGCGACCTATGCGAAGCTGGGGATTCCTCTGAAAGAGCAGGCTTTGCTTGCCGGCGTCGAGGCGCCGGAAGGCGAGCGCAAGGTTGCGGTGGATGCGGTGTTTGACAGCGTTTCCGTCGGTACCACCTTCAAGGAAGAGCTGAAGAAAGCCGGCGTGATCTTCTGTTCGATCTCGGAAGCGATCCGCGAATATCCCGAGCTGGTGCAGAAATATCTCGGCTCGGTCGTACCGCAATCGGACAACTTCTTTGCGACGCTGAATTCGGCGGTCTTCTCGGATGGCTCGTTCGTCTATATTCCGGAAGGCGTGCGTTGCCCGATGGAACTGAGCACCTATTTCCGCATCAATGCCGAAAATACCGGGCAGTTCGAGCGCACGCTGATCGTGGCCGACAAGGGCTCTTATGTGAGCTACCTTGAGGGTTGCACTGCACCGAAGCGCGATACGATCCAGCTGCATGCCGCGGTGGTGGAAATCGTCATCCTTGACGATGCCGAGGTTAAATATTCGACCGTGCAGAACTGGTTCCCGGGCGATGAGGATGGCAAGGGTGGCATCTACAACTTCGTCACCAAACGCGCCGATTGCCGGGGCGACCGGGCCAAGGTGATGTGGACCCAGGTGGAAACCGGCTCGGCGATCACCTGGAAATACCCGTCCTGCATCCTGCGCGGCGATGACAGCCAGGGCGAATTCTACTCGATCGCCATCGCGAATAATTACCAGCAGGCCGATACCGGCACCAAGATGATCCATCTGGGCAAGAATTCGAAGTCGCGGATCGTGTCGAAGGGGATCTCGGCGGGGCGCGCGCAGAACACCTATCGCGGCCAGGTCTCGGTTCACCCCAAAGCGACCGGGTCGAGGAACTATACCCAATGTGACAGCCTGCTGATCGGCGATCAGTGTGGTGCCCATACGGTTCCCTATATCGAGGTGAAGAACAATTCCTCGCGCTGCGAACATGAGGCGACCACGTCGAAGGTCGACGAGGATCAGCTCTTCTATTGCCGCTCAAGGGGCATGGATGAGGAAGAGGCGGTCGCGCTGGTGGTGAACGGTTTCTGCAAGGAAGTCCTCCAGGCCCTGCCGATGGAATTCGCCATGGAAGCGCAAAGCCTGGTGGCGATTTCGCTGGAAGGTTCGGTGGGCTGA
- a CDS encoding alpha/beta hydrolase encodes MPEVIFAGPDGRLEGRYHAQKERDAPIAIVLHPHPAYGGTMNNKVTYNLHYAFYNLGFNVLRFNFRGVGRSQGEYDQGIGELSDAASALDYLQSMNQNAKHCWVAGFSFGAWIGMQLLMRRPEITGFISVAPPANLYDFSFLAPCPSSGLVINGSADKVAPPKDTRTLVGKLHEQKGITITHTEVEGADHFFKDEEAHMKPMIETVSDYVRRRMTESTR; translated from the coding sequence ATGCCCGAAGTTATCTTTGCCGGCCCCGATGGACGTCTCGAGGGACGCTACCATGCACAGAAGGAACGCGACGCTCCGATCGCCATCGTTCTGCACCCGCATCCCGCCTATGGCGGCACGATGAACAACAAGGTTACCTATAACCTGCATTACGCCTTCTATAATCTGGGCTTCAATGTGCTGCGGTTCAATTTCCGTGGCGTGGGGCGCAGCCAGGGCGAATATGACCAGGGCATCGGCGAGCTGTCGGATGCAGCCTCGGCGCTCGACTACCTCCAGTCGATGAACCAGAATGCGAAACATTGCTGGGTCGCGGGCTTCTCATTCGGCGCCTGGATCGGGATGCAGCTCCTGATGCGCCGCCCCGAGATCACCGGCTTCATCTCGGTGGCACCTCCCGCGAATCTTTACGATTTCAGCTTCCTCGCCCCCTGCCCTTCGTCAGGTCTCGTGATCAATGGCAGCGCCGATAAGGTGGCCCCGCCGAAAGACACCCGCACCCTCGTCGGCAAGCTGCACGAGCAAAAGGGCATCACGATCACCCATACCGAGGTCGAGGGCGCCGATCACTTCTTCAAGGATGAAGAAGCGCATATGAAACCGATGATCGAAACGGTTTCGGATTATGTCAGGCGGCGCATGACCGAAAGCACCCGCTGA
- a CDS encoding cysteine desulfurase family protein yields the protein MSTRLYLDWNATAPLRAEARAAMISAMDVVGNPSSVHSEGRAAKALMERSREEISAAFGAEGADLVFTSGTTEASALALAGRGLVCAGVEHSAVSAWCDEILPVGRDGMVSVPDPGQGTLQLANPETGIVQNLPQGLAVSDLTQAMGKLPVAFNWLGCDMGLVSAHKFGGPRGIGALLLKRGLDVDAKLKGGGQEMGRRSGTENLIGIAGMAAAATAAARDLANGTWEEVARIRDILESALFASAEGIISVSKDRARLPNTLCLIAPGWKGETQVMSMDLAGFAVSAGSACSSGKVRGSKVLGAMGYGDQAGQMIRISIGPGVNEENVLRFAEAWTRAYGKARARAA from the coding sequence ATGAGCACGCGGCTTTATCTGGACTGGAATGCAACGGCGCCTTTGCGGGCCGAGGCGCGGGCGGCGATGATTTCAGCGATGGATGTGGTGGGGAACCCGTCTTCGGTCCATAGCGAGGGGCGCGCGGCCAAGGCGCTGATGGAGCGGTCGCGCGAAGAAATCTCGGCGGCCTTTGGCGCGGAGGGTGCGGACCTGGTCTTCACCTCGGGAACGACCGAGGCCTCGGCGCTGGCTTTGGCGGGGCGGGGGCTGGTTTGCGCCGGTGTCGAGCATTCGGCGGTTTCGGCCTGGTGTGACGAGATATTGCCTGTCGGGCGCGATGGTATGGTTTCGGTTCCGGATCCGGGGCAGGGCACCCTGCAGCTGGCCAATCCAGAGACCGGGATCGTGCAGAATCTGCCCCAAGGGCTCGCGGTGTCGGATCTGACGCAGGCAATGGGCAAGCTGCCGGTCGCCTTCAACTGGCTCGGCTGCGATATGGGACTGGTTTCGGCGCATAAATTCGGCGGGCCGCGTGGCATTGGGGCGCTTTTGCTGAAGCGCGGGCTTGATGTGGACGCAAAGCTGAAAGGCGGCGGCCAGGAGATGGGGCGGCGGTCCGGCACAGAGAATCTGATCGGGATTGCCGGCATGGCGGCTGCGGCGACGGCTGCGGCGCGTGATCTGGCGAACGGGACCTGGGAAGAGGTCGCCCGCATAAGGGATATTCTGGAATCAGCATTGTTTGCCAGCGCTGAGGGCATTATCTCGGTCTCGAAAGACCGGGCACGGTTACCGAACACGCTTTGCCTCATCGCGCCGGGCTGGAAGGGCGAGACACAGGTGATGTCGATGGACCTTGCGGGTTTCGCGGTCTCGGCCGGATCGGCCTGTTCTTCGGGCAAGGTCAGGGGATCGAAAGTGCTCGGCGCCATGGGATATGGCGATCAGGCCGGACAGATGATCCGGATCTCGATCGGTCCCGGCGTGAATGAAGAGAATGTGCTCAGGTTCGCGGAGGCGTGGACCAGAGCTTACGGAAAAGCCCGCGCCCGTGCTGCGTGA
- a CDS encoding Rrf2 family transcriptional regulator has product MKLSTKGRYAMVALADLAMSEAKAKLALAKAGGEAAEVEELVALAEISKRQDISLPYLEQLFVKLRRAGLVDAVRGPGGGYRLARSPDSIRVSEVLQAVDETVDAMHTGAGATGGSSGTRAQSLTNRLWQSLSANVYVFLHQARLSDVIGNEMTPCPAVPNLFRVVDEE; this is encoded by the coding sequence ATGAAGCTGTCGACGAAGGGCCGGTATGCGATGGTTGCGCTTGCCGATCTCGCCATGAGTGAGGCGAAGGCGAAACTGGCGCTGGCAAAGGCGGGCGGGGAGGCGGCGGAAGTCGAGGAACTGGTGGCTTTGGCCGAGATTTCGAAACGTCAGGATATTTCGCTGCCCTATCTGGAGCAGCTTTTCGTCAAGCTGCGCCGGGCCGGGCTGGTGGACGCCGTGCGGGGGCCCGGCGGCGGCTACCGGCTGGCGCGTTCACCGGATTCGATCCGGGTGAGCGAGGTCCTGCAGGCGGTCGACGAGACGGTCGATGCGATGCATACCGGCGCAGGCGCCACGGGGGGCTCGTCTGGCACGCGGGCGCAGTCGCTGACCAACCGGCTCTGGCAGAGCCTTTCGGCGAATGTCTATGTGTTTTTGCACCAGGCGCGGCTTTCGGATGTGATCGGCAATGAGATGACGCCCTGTCCGGCGGTGCCGAACCTGTTCCGGGTGGTGGATGAGGAATGA
- a CDS encoding HD family hydrolase: MDIPLTTPVPPVQPATDPRLDAQFAFLNEADRLKSVLRATTLCDGSRRENSGEHSWHLALYAMVLADQAPEGVEIDRVIRMLLLHDLVEIDTGDVPIHSANGAAHASTDTVLAEQRAADRIFGLLPPDQALAFRALWDEFEAAETPDAVFAKSLDRVQPVLANLQSGGGTWTTYNVTWDQLVARVGQKIARGAPAIWAWVSQRAKAWFTP, from the coding sequence ATGGATATTCCGCTCACCACCCCCGTCCCGCCTGTACAGCCCGCCACCGATCCCCGTCTCGACGCCCAGTTCGCCTTTCTGAACGAGGCCGACCGCCTGAAATCGGTGCTGCGCGCCACCACGCTCTGCGATGGATCGAGGCGCGAGAATTCGGGTGAACATTCCTGGCATCTGGCGCTTTATGCCATGGTTCTGGCCGATCAGGCCCCCGAAGGCGTAGAGATCGACCGCGTCATCCGCATGTTGCTCCTGCATGATCTGGTCGAGATTGACACCGGCGATGTGCCGATCCATTCCGCGAACGGCGCCGCCCATGCCAGCACCGACACCGTCCTTGCCGAACAGCGCGCGGCCGACCGCATCTTCGGCCTTCTGCCGCCTGACCAGGCATTGGCCTTCCGCGCGCTCTGGGATGAATTCGAGGCGGCCGAGACCCCGGATGCCGTCTTTGCCAAATCTCTCGACCGGGTGCAGCCGGTCCTCGCCAATCTGCAATCCGGAGGCGGCACCTGGACCACCTATAATGTCACCTGGGATCAGCTTGTCGCCCGGGTCGGCCAGAAAATCGCGCGCGGAGCACCCGCGATCTGGGCCTGGGTCAGCCAGAGGGCCAAAGCCTGGTTCACGCCCTGA
- the map gene encoding type I methionyl aminopeptidase, with product MTITHQDELDSLRHIGRIVANTLLAMAKAMEPGMTTLELDEIGARLLDREGAVSAPRSAYDFPGATCISVNEEIAHGIPGPRVIAAGDLVNIDVSASKDGFFADTGASWQLKPEREALNRLCRDGRLAMETGINEVRAGKPLAGIGNAIGKFAQKRGYTLIRNLASHGIGRSLHEEPTEIATWPTRGDRRRIEKGLVLTVEPFLSTGGLWADAGEDGWTLYSEPMAPVVQYEHTVVATGSRAIILTLPG from the coding sequence ATGACGATCACCCATCAGGACGAACTCGACAGCCTGCGCCATATCGGCCGCATCGTCGCCAATACCTTGCTTGCCATGGCCAAAGCGATGGAGCCGGGCATGACCACGCTTGAACTCGACGAGATCGGCGCCCGGCTCCTTGACCGCGAAGGCGCGGTCTCGGCGCCACGCAGCGCTTACGATTTCCCCGGCGCCACCTGTATCAGCGTCAATGAGGAAATCGCCCATGGCATCCCCGGCCCCCGCGTGATCGCCGCCGGAGACCTCGTCAATATCGATGTCTCGGCCTCGAAAGACGGGTTCTTCGCCGATACCGGGGCAAGCTGGCAGCTGAAGCCCGAACGCGAGGCGCTGAACCGGCTCTGTCGCGACGGGCGCCTTGCGATGGAGACCGGCATCAATGAGGTCCGCGCCGGCAAACCCCTCGCAGGCATCGGTAATGCCATTGGCAAATTCGCACAGAAACGCGGCTATACGCTGATCCGCAATCTCGCAAGCCACGGCATCGGCCGCAGCCTGCATGAAGAGCCGACCGAAATTGCCACCTGGCCGACCCGCGGCGACCGCCGCCGTATCGAAAAAGGCCTGGTTCTGACGGTAGAGCCGTTCCTCTCGACCGGCGGTCTCTGGGCCGATGCCGGCGAGGATGGCTGGACGCTGTACAGCGAGCCGATGGCGCCGGTGGTGCAGTATGAACATACCGTGGTCGCAACCGGGTCGCGGGCCATCATCCTCACTCTGCCCGGCTGA